The proteins below come from a single Acidimicrobiia bacterium genomic window:
- the lysA gene encoding diaminopimelate decarboxylase: MAGPIQQRLLPDTAAIDTDGQATVGGCRLTDLADQFGTPLFVYDEEHLRARCREAVAAFGPGVSYASKAFLCGAMARLVVEEGMHVDVSTGGELYMACHAGVPGEKLIMHGNNKSELELRMAIDEGVRRIVVDSFDELDRLEALHAETGSTPKILLRITPGVEAHTHEFISTGQDDSKFGFTVSTGLAAVAVERAVVSPAVELMGVHCHIGSQVFEVGSFARTVEIMAQFSAPLGLPDLSIGGGLGVAYLEEDQASTITQWGEVVQAGCAAAGVTAQVTAEPGRAIAAAAAITLYRVGTIKELPGLRTYVAVDGGMSDNPRPVLYGSGYETFLPRVVGQERSQSVRVVGKHCESGDLLVREGWVPDDLAVGDVLATPVTGAYGHSMGSNYNQVLRPAVVFVKDGQATEVVARETFADLVRRER; encoded by the coding sequence ATGGCCGGCCCCATCCAACAACGCCTGTTGCCCGACACGGCGGCCATTGACACCGACGGTCAAGCCACAGTAGGCGGTTGCCGCCTAACCGACTTGGCCGACCAATTTGGCACCCCGCTGTTTGTCTACGACGAAGAACATTTGCGGGCCCGCTGCCGAGAAGCCGTTGCGGCCTTTGGCCCCGGCGTGTCGTATGCCTCTAAAGCGTTTCTTTGCGGCGCCATGGCCCGTTTAGTGGTTGAAGAAGGCATGCATGTCGATGTATCTACCGGCGGAGAACTCTACATGGCTTGCCACGCCGGAGTTCCCGGCGAAAAACTGATTATGCACGGCAACAACAAAAGCGAACTCGAACTCCGCATGGCCATAGACGAAGGGGTGCGCCGCATTGTGGTCGACTCATTCGATGAGTTGGATCGCCTTGAAGCTCTGCACGCTGAAACCGGGTCCACCCCAAAAATCTTGCTGCGCATCACCCCCGGGGTCGAAGCCCACACCCACGAGTTTATTTCTACCGGCCAAGACGACTCTAAATTTGGTTTCACGGTGTCTACCGGCCTTGCTGCGGTTGCCGTAGAGCGTGCTGTGGTTTCGCCAGCGGTAGAACTCATGGGCGTGCATTGCCACATCGGCAGCCAAGTTTTCGAAGTGGGGTCCTTTGCCCGCACCGTAGAAATCATGGCCCAGTTTTCAGCGCCCCTCGGTTTGCCTGACCTCTCTATCGGTGGCGGCCTCGGGGTGGCTTACCTTGAAGAAGACCAAGCCTCTACCATTACCCAATGGGGTGAAGTCGTGCAAGCAGGTTGCGCCGCTGCTGGGGTGACCGCCCAAGTAACCGCCGAACCCGGTCGAGCCATTGCCGCGGCGGCCGCTATCACCTTGTACCGGGTGGGCACCATAAAAGAACTCCCGGGCCTCCGTACTTACGTGGCGGTAGACGGCGGCATGAGCGACAACCCGCGCCCGGTTTTGTACGGCTCGGGCTACGAAACCTTTTTGCCACGAGTGGTTGGGCAAGAACGTTCGCAGTCGGTGCGGGTAGTGGGTAAACACTGCGAGTCGGGCGACCTATTGGTGCGTGAAGGCTGGGTGCCGGACGACCTGGCCGTCGGCGACGTGTTGGCCACCCCGGTAACCGGCGCTTACGGTCACTCCATGGGGTCAAACTACAATCAAGTATTGCGGCCCGCCGTGGTTTTTGTTAAAGACGGCCAAGCCACCGAAGTGGTAGCCCGCGAGACGTTCGCCGATTTAGTGCGGCGCGAGCGTTAA